The Zonotrichia leucophrys gambelii isolate GWCS_2022_RI chromosome 23, RI_Zleu_2.0, whole genome shotgun sequence genome includes a region encoding these proteins:
- the TRAPPC3 gene encoding trafficking protein particle complex subunit 3 isoform X1: MSRQGGRGTESKKMNSELFTLTYGALVTQLCKDYENDDDVNKQLDKMGYNIGVRLIEDFLARSNVGRCHDFRETADVIAKIAFKMYLGITPSITNWSPGGDEFSLILENNPLVDFVELPDNHSTLIYSNLLCGVLRGALEMVQMAVDVKFVQDTLKGDSVTEIRMKFIRRIEDNLPAGEE, encoded by the exons ATGTCGCGACAGGGCGGGCGCGGCACCGAGAGCAAGAAAATG AACTCAGAGCTGTTCACGCTGACCTACGGTGCCCTGGTGACCCAGCTCTGCAAGGACTACGAGAATGATGATGATGTCAACAAGCAGCTGGACAAAAT GGGTTACAACATCGGTGTCCGGCTCATCGAGGACTTCCTGGCCCGCTCCAATGTTGGGAGGTGCCACGATTTCCGTGAAACTGCAGATGTTATTGCAAAG ATTGCATTTAAAATGTACCTGGGCATCACTCCGAGCATCACCAACTGGAGTCCTGGGGGCGACGAGTTCTCCCTGATCTTGGAAAACAACCCCTTGGTGGACTTTGTGGAGCTCCCTGACAACCACTCAACCCTCATCTACTCCAACCTGCTCTGTGGGGTGCTGCGAGGTGCCCTGGAGATG GTGCAGATGGCTGTCGATGTGAAGTTTGTCCAGGACACCCTGAAGGGCGACAGTGTCACAGAAATAAGGATGAAATTCATCAGGAGGATTGAAGACAACCTTCCAGCTGGGGAAGAGTGA
- the TRAPPC3 gene encoding trafficking protein particle complex subunit 3 isoform X2 yields the protein MSRQGGRGTESKKMYWYLPFISPSASLQLMNSELFTLTYGALVTQLCKDYENDDDVNKQLDKMGYNIGVRLIEDFLARSNVGRCHDFRETADVIAKIAFKMYLGITPSITNWSPGGDEFSLILENNPLVDFVELPDNHSTLIYSNLLCGVLRGALEMVQMAVDVKFVQDTLKGDSVTEIRMKFIRRIEDNLPAGEE from the exons ATGTCGCGACAGGGCGGGCGCGGCACCGAGAGCAAGAAAATG TATTGGTATTTGCCATTCATTTCAccttctgcctctctgcagcTCATG AACTCAGAGCTGTTCACGCTGACCTACGGTGCCCTGGTGACCCAGCTCTGCAAGGACTACGAGAATGATGATGATGTCAACAAGCAGCTGGACAAAAT GGGTTACAACATCGGTGTCCGGCTCATCGAGGACTTCCTGGCCCGCTCCAATGTTGGGAGGTGCCACGATTTCCGTGAAACTGCAGATGTTATTGCAAAG ATTGCATTTAAAATGTACCTGGGCATCACTCCGAGCATCACCAACTGGAGTCCTGGGGGCGACGAGTTCTCCCTGATCTTGGAAAACAACCCCTTGGTGGACTTTGTGGAGCTCCCTGACAACCACTCAACCCTCATCTACTCCAACCTGCTCTGTGGGGTGCTGCGAGGTGCCCTGGAGATG GTGCAGATGGCTGTCGATGTGAAGTTTGTCCAGGACACCCTGAAGGGCGACAGTGTCACAGAAATAAGGATGAAATTCATCAGGAGGATTGAAGACAACCTTCCAGCTGGGGAAGAGTGA